Proteins encoded within one genomic window of Etheostoma cragini isolate CJK2018 chromosome 21, CSU_Ecrag_1.0, whole genome shotgun sequence:
- the faap100 gene encoding Fanconi anemia core complex-associated protein 100 — translation MEGRCAVETWAVGLSGTSCTPRVRFGLGTDVFLSTGSDEVYVFSTQERKLTAVLQFPDPVRDLVGSHDKQLLYVACRSGVYCVSLQLLSRAPSSTADASSSLAELKIRSEFLVVAEEGVSSVLFVGSVFLTLSQTDMSWMLTLYESSNYEMLGSFSLPLVSAAVHNDTEGKVAMKKRPVLICVHSNDATPPSSSEVTSADGHVRLEPVLFKLLFGIDAALARSPVILCGLPDGRLCFLPLRLPGSRLRVLHSLEQPVVYVGASVVMEMSPGHGQCLVAVGELGKVVLIKTDKGGSEGGGNRTGFIEGCVPGPVTCGCVDTNCLYYSTGSDLLVLELSEGISRREGQEKGEETSRKTHAALQSPTSLNVCRVAALAEPTCNTAGEVQLLGLSVRGQLHRITLPSGGEDARLSKEPSALVGRSVGDLLSAIGDVCERASVQKTAIKSKNQILRHLNQVLNISFLLIARASSEEHLPIREKPIRCHGVTSWSRLLQKDSLNLTCVLDNPSPYILERGWTLSIAVCPLSYPLSDGGESSSTIFSFPFHNLHPGETLEVSLPLAAAGKASFPMTVSCSLVFSLTSLLGEEAESLLGLQTSCISLPLNTLTVDWLHVLQVNSPIATHKKDTSQSNNNTDPIQAFFKSRRIRCSGRGGGGGESSSKPEQEYSASIRVSSELLRDTLLLKSSDLDTHVPQNVGRSLLEWMLSEGPGGVTTGHQGDKIALSSSVVHARGPNGHTVKLTAKEVNVGEESAGKEESWAAVEVQVESSSIATVCGLHHAVLRRVQTLLQRAPEKAASTKGVQSLGLRRVLQRAEHLLQQIQQSRISGAFGVGVPTEQNTRLLLRVYQELRENPLLIV, via the exons ATGGAAGGACGGTGTGCTGTTGAGACCTGGGCAGTTGGCCTGTCAGGAACATCATGCACACCGAGGGTCAGGTTTGGTTTGGGGACAGACGTGTTCCTCAGCACTGGCAGCGACGAGGTCTATGTCTTCAGTACTCAAGAGAGAAAACTCACG GCTGTCCTCCAGTTTCCTGATCCTGTGAGGGACCTGGTTGGAAGTCATGACAAGCAGCTCCTCTATGTAGCCTGTAGGAGCGGAGTTTATTGTGTCAGTTTACAATTACTATCCAG AGCTCCCAGCTCCACAGCTGATGCATCCTCCAGTCTCGCTGAGCTGAAAATCCGCTCTGAGTTTCTTGTTGTTGCAGAAGAAGGAGTGTCATCAGTGCTCTTTGTTGGCTCTGTGTTCCTGACTCTTTCCCAGACAGACATGTCCTGGATGTTGACCCTGTACGAATCCTCAAACTATGAAATGCTCGGTTCATTCAGTCTACCACTGGTGTCAGCAGCTGTACACAATGACACTGAGGGAAAGGTGGCAATGAAGAAGAGGCCCgtgctgatttgtgttcattctAATGATGCGACACCACCATCTTCATCAGAGGTGACTTCAGCTGACGGTCATGTCCGCCTCGAGCCAGTCCTCTTCAAACTTCTGTTCGGGATTGATGCCGCCCTCGCCAGGTCACCAGTCATCCTTTGTGGCCTGCCGGACGGTCGCCTGTGTTTTCTCCCTCTGCGTCTCCCGGGATCGCGGCTCAGAGTCCTGCACAGCCTTGAGCAGCCAGTCGTATATGTTGGAGCGTctgttgtcatggaaatgtCTCCGGGGCATGGACAGTGTTTGGTGGCAGTGGGTGAACTAGGGAAAGTGGTGCTGATCAAAACGGACAAGGGAGGGTCAGAGGGAGGGGGCAACAGAACTGGTTTTATTGAGGGGTGTGTACCTGGGCCTGTCACATGTGGCTGTGTGGATACAAACTGTCTTTACTACAGCACTGGGTCAGACCTGCTGGTACTGGAACTATCTGAGGGAATATCTCGGAGAGAAGGCCAAGAAAAGGGTGAGGAGACATCCAGGAAGACACACGCAGCGCTCCAAAGCCCCAccagtttaaatgtgtgtagaGTCGCCGCCTTGGCTGAGCCTACATGCAACACTGCAG GTGAAGTCCAGCTGCTGGGGCTGTCTGTCAGAGGGCAGCTCCACAGGATTACCTTACCTTCGGGGGGAGAGGATGCAAGGTTGTCCAAGGAGCCTTCTGCTCTGGTGGGACGCAGCGTCGGGGACCTCCTGTCTGCTATTGGGGACGTCTGTGAAAG AGCATCGGTGCAGAAAACTGCCATCAAATCTAAAAACCAAATTCTGAGGCACCTGAATCAGGTGCTTAACATCAGCTTCCTGCTGATAGCCAGGGCAAGTAGCGAAGAGCATCTTCCCATCCGGGAGAAGCCAATCCGATGTCATGGCGTGACCAGTTGGAGCAGATTGCTTCAAAAAGACTCCCTGAACCTGACGTGTGTCTTGGATAATCCAAGTCCTTATATTTTGGAACGCGGCTGGACACTGAGCATCGCTGTATGTCCTCTGTCTTATCCTCTCAGTGATGGAGGGGAAAGCTCCTCTACAATTTTTTCATTCCCGTTCCACAATCTCCATCCAGGGGAGACTTTAGAAGTGTCGCTGCCTCTAGCAGCCGCAGGCAAAGCATCCTTCCCCATGACCGTGAGCTGCTCCCTCGTCTTCTCACTCACAAGTCTCCTGGGAGAGGAGGCCGAAAGCCTTCTCGGTCTGCAGACTAGTTGCATCAGTTTGCCCTTAAACACGCTGACAGTGGATTGGTTGCACGTCCTGCAGGTGAACAGTCCCATAGCCACCCATAAAAAGGACACATCTCaatccaacaacaacacagatccCATccaagctttttttaaatcccgCCGGATCAGGTGCAGTGGAagaggggggggaggaggagaaagttCCTCAAAGCCTGAACAAGAGTATTCAGCTAGTATCCGGGTGTCGTCAGAGTTACTGAGGGATACGCTATTGTTGAAAAGCTCCGATTTGGACACTCACGTGCCTCAAAACGTGGGCCGCTCTCTGCTGGAATGGATGTTGTCTGAAGGTCCTGGAGGAGTGACGACGGGACACCAAGGAGACAAGATTGCACTCAGCAGCTCAGTGGTCCACGCTCGAGGGCCAAACGGACACACAGTCAAACTGACTGCAAAAGAG GTAAACGTAGGAGAGGAGAGCGCAGGGAAGGAGGAGTCCTGGGCCGCGGTGGAGGTCCAGGTTGAGAGCTCATCTATAGCAACAGTGTGTGGACTGCATCATGCTGTGCTGCGCCGAGTACag ACTCTGTTGCAGAGGGCTCCTGAGAAGGCTGCTTCCACAAAGGGGGTCCAGAGTTTAGGTTTAAGACGGGTACTGCAGCGAGCCGAG CACCTGTTGCAGCAGATCCAGCAAAGTCGGATCTCGGGGGCGTTCGGCGTGGGCGTGCCGACAGAGCAGAACACCCGGTTGCTTCTCCGTGTTTACCAAGAACTCAGAGAAAACCCCCTCCTTATTGTTTAA
- the birc5a gene encoding baculoviral IAP repeat-containing protein 5a, with protein sequence MELFKEEDIKMYFYENRLKTFEGWPFDEGCSCTPENMAKAGFIHTPSDNCPDIAMCFFCLKELEGWEPQDDPEKEHKSHSPSCQFIALKKKVEELTVEEFLKLQKERQKFIINKSCNESISKFEEAAKLRRADIIKTAMGEE encoded by the exons ATGGAACTATTCAAAGAAgaagatattaaaatgtatttttatgagAATAGACTGAAAACGTTCGAGGGGTGGCCCTTCGACGAAGGCTGTTCTTGCACCCCGGAAAAC ATGGCCAAAGCTGGCTTCATTCACACTCCCTCAGACAACTGCCCAGACATCGCCATGTGTTTCTTCTGCCTCAAAGAGCTGGAGGGCTGGGAGCCACAGGACGACCCGGA AAAGGAGCACAAATCTCATTCACCATCCTGCCAATTCATCGCCCTGAAGAAGAAAGTAGAAGAGCTGACTGTGGAGGAATTCTTAAAACTACAGAAGGAGAGGCAGAAGTTCATCATT AACAAATCCTGTAACGAGAGCATCAGCAAGTTTGAAGAGGCAGCAAAACTGAGAAGAGCCGATATAATCAAGACAGCCATGGGCGAAGAGTGA